From a region of the Impatiens glandulifera chromosome 4, dImpGla2.1, whole genome shotgun sequence genome:
- the LOC124936171 gene encoding E3 ubiquitin-protein ligase UPL3-like isoform X3 has translation METRSRKRAEATSSAPSSSPVTRSSKRARTSAAAAAAAAATPSLAVSTTSKVAVTVTTSDRGRSISTRSRGGRSKELSVSSTKMDSTNEPSGSGNRGGRRGRNNPAEKGKEKEHEVRVRDREREREIERNILEMEAGADEDDNDSEGAAGLLHQNLTSANSALQGLLRKLGAGLDDFFPPSAIASSSQQNGRLKKILSGLRSDGEEGKQVEALTQLCEMLSIGTEESLSSFSVDSFVPVLVGLLNHESNPDIMLLAARALTHLCDVLPSSCAAVVHYGAVSCLVARLLTIEYMDLAEQSLQALKKISQEHPTACLRAGALMAVLSYLDFFSTGVQRVALSTAANMCKKLPSDAADFVMEAVPLLTNLLQYHDAKVLEHASICLTRIVEAFASCPDRLDELCNHGLVTQAASLISTSNSGGGQASLSSSTYTGLIRLISTCASGSPLGAKSLLLLGISGILKDILSGSGMVANMSISPALSRPPEQICEIVNLANELLPPLPQGTISLPSSTNLLTKGSLSRKSSKQEDTNGSTVEISAREKLLNDQPELLQQFGVDLLPVMVQIYGSSVNSPVRHRCLSIIGKLMYFSSSDMIQTLMKVTNISSFLAGVLAWKDPQVLIPALQIADILMGKLPGTFTKMFVREGVIHAVDILILGGSTIASPAEKDSDSVSKTASRSRRSQRSKPDLHGTDDSKIPVSTVGSPPNSVEHPTGNLSMRVTVSASAKAFKDKYFPSAPGSSEVGITDDLVHLKNLCLKLSSGVDDQRSKSKGKSKAFVSSSLSDIPSIKEENLIVVVSEMLSELSKGDGVSTFEFIGSGVVTALLNYFSCGYFSKDRISEANLSVLRQQVIQRYKAFITISLPTSLDEGRLAPMSVLVQKLQNALASLERFPVVLSHSTRSSGGSARPSSGLSSLAQPFKLRLCRAQGEKLLRDYSSNVVLIDPLASLAAVEDFLWPRVQRNDSSQNPSLSANKSESKSTPTGASASNPSSDGRRHSSRSRTSVNIGETTKMDLSQEKKAGSSKGKGKAVLKPASEDPKGPQTRNARRRAALDRDIQMKHTSGDTTSEDDEPDVSPIDMDDALVIEDDEISDDEDDDQDDVLLDDSLPLCMPDRVHDVKLGDPIEENSTVPVTSDSKTNPAPGSSSRVGAVKDFDSTEFRSSTSFGSRGAMSFAAAAMAGLASANGRGIRGGRDRLGRPLVGSNDPPRLVFSAGGKQLNKNLTIYQAIQRQLVVDETDDERFTSNDFISSDGSRFWSDVYTITYQRADNQNEKGPAGTSNSPSASKSSKINSNSNAEPPHRVSLLDSILQGELPCDLEKSNSTYNILALLRVLEGLNQLSPRLRVQALMDSYSEGKISNLDILGVTGVRVPGEEFINSKLTPKLSRQIQDALALCSGSLPAWCSQLTKSCPFLFPFEIRRQYLYSTAFGLSRALHRLQQQGADGHGSSNEREVRVGRLQRQKVRVSRNRILDSAAKVMELYSSQKTVLEVEYFGEVGTGLGPTLEFYTLLSHDLQKASLGMWRSSFQPNKPPTMEVTDIAHSPLGLFPRPWAPNSNTSDGSQFSKVVEHFRLLGRVMAKALQDGRLLDLSFSTAFYKLVLGQDLELYDILSFDAELGRNLQELQTLVSRKHLLESSSSLTNEDTMSLHFRGVPVEDLCLDFTLPGHSDYVLKSGEETVDIDSLEEYISLVVDATVKTGITMQMEAFRAGFNQVFDISSLQIF, from the exons ATGGAAACTCGGAGTCGGAAGCGGGCGGAGGCTACCTCATCGGCCCCTTCTTCCTCTCCTGTTACCCGTTCTAGTAAACGAGCTCGTACTTCTGCCgccgctgctgctgctgctgctgctacaCCTTCACTAGCTGTATCTACAACGTCCAAGGTTGCTGTCACTGTCACTACATCCGATCGAGGTCGATCAATCTCAACTAGGTCTCGTGGTGGTAGGTCGAAAGAGCTATCTGTTTCATCTACTAAAATGGATTCGACAAATGAACCTTCGGGTTCTGGAAACCGCGGAGGGAGAAGAGGAAGGAACAACCCTGCGGAGAAAGGGAAGGAGAAAGAGCATGAAGTTAGGGTTAGGgatagagaaagagaaagggaGATTGAAAGGAACATACTGGAGATGGAGGCTGGTGCGGATGAAGATGATAACGACAGTGAAGGAGCTGCTGGCTTATTGCACCAGAACTTGACTTCTGCAAACAGTGCCCTTCAAGGTCTCCTAAGAAAGTTGGGTGCTGGATTAGATGATTTTTTTCCTCCATCAGCCATTGCTTCATCCTCTCAACAGAATGGGAGGCTTAAGAAGATTTTATCTGGGCTGAGGAGTGATGGAGAGGAAGGAAAGCAAGTGGAGGCATTGACCCAGCTCTGTGAGATGCTTTCCATTGGGACTGAAGAGTCACTCAGTTCATTTTCTGTGGATTCCTTTGTACCAGTCCTTGTTGGGCTTCTTAACCATGAGAGTAATCCGGACATCATGCTTCTAGCTGCACGAGCATTAACTCATCTCTGCGACGTGCTTCCATCTTCATGCGCGGCAGTTGTGCATTATGGTGCAGTATCTTGTTTAGTGGCTCGGTTGCTGACGATCGAGTATATGGACTTGGCTGAACAG TCACTGCAAGCATTGAAGAAGATTTCACAGGAGCATCCAACTGCTTGTTTAAGAGCTGGTGCTCTCATGGCTGTGCTTTCATATCTTGATTTCTTCTCTACTGGTGTCCAG CGTGTAGCATTGTCTACTGCAGCGAATATGTGTAAAAAACTCCCTTCAGATGCTGCTGACTTTGTGATGGAAGCTGTTCCATTGCTGACAAATCTCCTTCAATATCATGATGCAAAg GTGCTAGAGCATGCTTCAATCTGCTTGACTCGAATTGTTGAGGCATTTGCATCCTGTCCTGATAGGCTGGATGAGCTATGCAATCATGGTCTGGTTACTCAAGCTGCCTCACTGATTTCAACAAGTAATTCTGGAGGTGGACAAGCATCACTTAGCTCATCTACATACACT GGCTTAATTCGGTTGATTTCCACATGTGCTAGTGGCTCGCCTTTGGGGGCAAAATCTTTACTGCTCCTTGGAATTAGTGGCATCCTTAAAGATATATTATCAGGTTCAGGGATGGTTGCTAATATGTCCATTTCTCCTGCTTTGAGTAGGCCACCAGAGCAG ATTTGTGAGATTGTGAACCTTGCGAATGAGCTTCTTCCGCCACTTCCTCAAGGAACCATATCTCTTCCATCCAGCACTAATCTATTGACCAAAGGATCTCTTTCAAGGAAGTCTAGTAAACAGGAGGACACAAATGGAAGCACTGTTGAGATTTCAGCTCGAGAAAAGTTATTAAATGATCAGCCGGAGCTTCTGCAGCAATTTGGGGTGGATCTTCTTCCGGTTATGGTTCAG ATATATGGCTCTAGCGTTAATAGCCCTGTCCGCCACAGGTGTCTTTCCATTATTGGAAAGTTGATGTACTTTAGTAGTTCAGACATGATCCAAACTTTAATGAAGGTGACAAATATCTCCAG CTTCCTTGCGGGTGTTTTAGCATGGAAAGATCCTCAAGTCTTGATTCCTGCTCTTCAAATAGCTGACATTTTGATGGGAAAACTTCCTGGAACTTTTACTAAGATGTTTGTGAGAGAGGGTGTCATTCATGCTGTAGATATCCTTATATTAGGTGGTAGCACAATTGCCTCTCCTGCAGAGAAGGATAGTGATTCTGTTTCTAAAACAGCATCACGCTCTAGGCGATCCCAGCGCTCAAAACCAGATTTGCATGGTACTGATGATTCCAAAATTCCAGTTTCCACTGTTGGTTCACCTCCTAATTCAGTAGAACATCCAACTGGCAATTTGAGTATGCGGGTGACAGTAAGTGCATCTGCCAAAGCTTTCAAGGATAAGTATTTCCCTTCAGCCCCTGGTTCCAGTGAAGTTGGGATTACAGATGATCTTGTGCATCTGAAGAATCTTTGCTTGAAGTTAAGCTCTGGTGTTGACGATCAAAGAAGTAAATCAAAAGGGAAATCTAAAGCTTTTGTGTCTAGCAGCTTATCTGATATTCCTTCTATTAAAGAGGAGAACTTGATTGTTGTGGTGTCTGAAATGTTGTCGGAGTTGAGCAAAGGGGATGGTGTCTCGACTTTTGAATTTATTGGTAGTGGTGTTGTAACAGCATTACTGAACTATTTTTCTTGTGGATATTTCTCCAAGGACAGGATTTCAGAAGCTAACCTTTCCGTGCTTCGCCAACAAGTTATACAGAGATACAAGGCATTTATCACCATTTCTCTACCAACCAGTCTTGATGAGGGGAGATTGGCACCTATGAGTGTCTTAGTTCAGAAGCTTCAGAATGCGTTGGCCTCACTGGAAAGATTTCCAGTTGTGCTTAGTCACTCTACACGATCCTCTGGTGGAAGTGCGCGACCTTCTTCTGGTTTAAGTTCCTTAGCACAGCCATTTAAGTTGCGTCTTTGCAGGGCCCAAGGAGAAAAATTACTCCGTGATTATTCTTCCAATGTGGTACTTATTGATCCATTAGCAAGTCTTGCAGCTGTAGAAGATTTTCTTTGGCCTCGTGTACAACGTAACGATTCCAGTCAAAACCCTTCACTCTCTGCAAATAAATCTGAATCAAAGAGTACACCTACAGGGGCTAGTGCTTCGAATCCCTCTTCTGATGGTCGTCGTCATTCCAGTCGATCCAGAACCTCTGTCAATATTGGAGAAACAACAAAAATGGATTTATCACAAGAGAAAAAAGCTGGTTCATCAAAAGGGAAGGGTAAAGCTGTCCTAAAGCCAGCCTCAGAGGATCCAAAAGGGCCTCAAACCAGAAATGCCCGTAGAAGAGCAGCTCTTGATAGAGACATACAAATGAAGCATACAAGTGGTGATACAACTTCTGAA GATGATGAGCCAGATGTGTCTCCCATTGACATGGATGATGCCCTGGTGATTGAAGATGATGAAATctcggatgatgaagatgatgaccaAGATGAT GTACTACTTGACGATTCCCTCCCTCTATGCATGCCTGACAGAGTACATGATGTTAAACTCGGGGACCCAATTGAGGAAAATTCAACTGTTCCTGTGACAAGTGATAGCAAGACCAACCCTGCTCCTGGTTCCAGTAGTAGAGTTGGTGCGGTTAAGGATTTCGATTCTACTGAGTTTAGGAGTAGTACCTCCTTTGGTTCAAGGGGTGCAATGTCATTTGCTGCTGCTGCCATGGCCGGGCTTGCATCTGCAAATGGTAGAGGAATTAGAGGAGGAAGGGATAGATTAGGGCGTCCTTTGGTTGGTTCAAACGATCCTCCCAGATTGGTATTCTCTGCAGGTGGAAAGCAGCTCAATAAGAACCTGACAATATACCAGGCCATTCAACGTCAGCTTGTTGTGGATGAGACTGATGACGAGCGCTTTACCAGCAATGACTTCATATCTAGTGATGGAAGTCGCTTTTGGAGTGATGTTTACACTATCACGTATCAGAGGGCTGACAATCAAAATGAGAAAGGTCCTGCTGGAACATCTAATTCTCCAAGCGCATCTAAATCTAGCAAAATCAATTCAAACTCCAATGCGGAGCCACCTCATCGTGTGTCATTACTTGATAGTATTTTGCAAGGGGAGCTTCCTTGTGATCTTGAGAAGAGCAATTCTACCTACAACATTTTAGCACTTCTTCGTGTCTTAGAAGGTTTGAATCAGCTTTCTCCTAGATTGAGGGTCCAAGCATTAATGGATAGTTATTCTGAAGGAAAAATATCTAACCTTGATATTCTTGGTGTGACTGGGGTTAGAGTCCCTGGAGAGGAATTCATTAACAGTAAGCTTACCCCAAAGTTGTCTCGTCAAATCCAGGATGCTCTTGCACTTTGTAGTGGAAGTCTTCCAGCATGGTGTTCCCAGCTGACAAAATCATGTCCTTTCTTgtttccttttgagattcggcgTCAGTACTTATATTCAACTGCTTTTGGATTATCGAGAGCGCTACATCGTTTGCAGCAGCAGGGTGCGGATGGTCATGGATCATCCAATGAAAGGGAGGTGAGAGTTGGTAGGTTGCAGCGCCAGAAAGTTCGTGTATCTCGTAACCGTATTCTGGATTCTGCTGCAAAGGTTATGGAGCTATATTCGAGCCAAAAGACTGTTTTGGAGGTAGAGTATTTTGGTGAAGTTGGTACAGGATTGGGTCCTACTTTGGAATTTTACACCCTTTTGAGTCATGATTTACAAAAAGCTTCACTTGGAATGTGGAGGTCAAGTTTTCAACCTAATAAACCTCCTACAATGGAAGTTACAGATATTGCTCACTCTCCACTTGGCTTGTTCCCTCGTCCTTGGGCACCAAATTCTAATACATCTGATGGAAGCCAATTTTCAAAGGTGGTTGAGCATTTTAGATTGCTAGGTCGTGTGATGGCTAAAGCTCTTCAGGATGGGAGACTTTTAGATCTTTCATTCTCAACAGCTTTTTATAAGCTTGTCCTCGGGCAG GACCTTGAATTGTACGATATTCTTTCTTTTGATGCTGAACTGGGGAGAAATCTACAAGAATTGCAAACCCTAGTATCCAGAAAACATCTTTTGGAATCTTCtagcagtctaactaatgaagATACTATGAGCTTACATTTTCGTGGGGTTCCCGTAGAGGATCTTTGTTTGGATTTCACCCTTCCTGGCCATTCAGACTATGTCCTGAAATCTGGAGAAGAAACT GTGGACATTGATAGTTTGGAGGAATACATATCCTTAGTTGTTGATGCCACCGTAAAGACAGGGATAACAATGCAAATGGAAGCATTTAGAGCTGGATTCAATCAA